In the Thermodesulfobacteriota bacterium genome, one interval contains:
- a CDS encoding acetate--CoA ligase family protein, with translation PLEKRDAMEMAMEIRGHKMLDAFRGKPSINMDILCDALISIGNIGLEFGQIKEIDINPLIINGDKPVAVDALVLLG, from the coding sequence CGCCGTTAGAAAAGAGGGATGCTATGGAGATGGCAATGGAAATAAGAGGGCATAAGATGCTGGATGCTTTTCGTGGCAAGCCCTCTATTAATATGGATATTCTATGTGATGCATTGATATCGATTGGTAACATCGGATTAGAATTTGGACAGATTAAGGAAATAGATATAAATCCCTTAATAATAAACGGTGACAAACCAGTTGCTGTGGATGCATTGGTTCTATTAGGTTAA